From Mucilaginibacter gotjawali:
TTGTATAACGGGCTTCGGTGGATTAGCCGGCTTATTAACGGGCCGGGGCGGATTTGCAGGTAGTCCTGCTGGTTTTGCCGGGTTATTACCCTGCCCGCCTGGATTGTTACCCACACGTGCTGGTCTGTTTGGATTGGTGGCCGGTGCGTTAGGGTTACCCGGATTGTTGCCTAAACCTGCCGGTTTGTTTGGGTTAGCGGCTGGCGCATTAGGATTAGCCGGATTGTTACCAGCACCCGCCGGGTTATTTGGATTAGCACCCGGTGCGTTAGGATTGCCGGGATTATTTCCTAAACCTGCCGGTTTGTTTGGGTTAGCGGCTGGCGCATTAGGATTAGCCGGATTGTTACCAGCACCTGCCGGTTTATTTGGATTAGCACCCGGTGCGTTAGGATTGCCGGGATTATTTCCTAAACCTGCCGGTTTGTTTGGGTTAGCGGCCGGTGCGTTAGGATTAGCCGGATTGTTACCAGCACCTGCCGGTTTATTTGGATTAGCACCCGGCGCGTTAGGGTTGCCGGGATTATTTCCTAAACCTGCCGGTTTGTTTGGGTTAGCGGCCGGTGCGTTAGGATTAGCCGGATTGTTACCAGCACCCGCCGGTTTATTTGGATTAGCACCCGGTGCGTTAGGGTTGCCGGGATTATTTCCTAAACCTGCCGGTTTGTTTGGATTGGCACCCGGCCGGTTGGGATTGCCCTGGTTGTTACCAACACCTGTTGGTTTATCTGGATTGGCCCCCGGTGCATTTGGATTTCCCGGATTTGCATTCTGGATACCAGGTTTTCCCGGGTTATTTCCCCGGCCGGTTGGCCGTCCCGGATTATTGCCTTGTGGCTGATTTTGTTTGCCTCCTACACCCTGGCCTACCTTGTTTCCGCCATTATTTTGCGGGTGAAAGGGGATAACTTTTGGAACGGCTAAGTTGGCGGGTTTTCCCCCCGGGTTCCCTTTGGTGAATTGGTTGGGATTCTGCCTTGCCCGCCACTGGTTACCGTTTTGTTCGGCAGTTGGCTTGTAATGGCGCTCACGGCCTGCAGATACTTCTGCTGCTGTCGGCCTGTCATCTACGCCTCCGCGCCCGCCATTAAAGCTGTTGCGGTTATGCCTTTCGTTATTTCTGATCACTATCCTGTTTTCGTAAACATTCCTTATTACCGTTCTGTTTACCCTAACCACGGCTGTATTATAGTGAAAACGCCCTTCACGCCATTCTCCGCCATAATAACCATGGCCTGAATAACCATATCCATAGTTTATCCCACCGTAAAAACCAATATGATCGCCCCAATAACCTATATGGAAAACGTAGCGGTTGCCTTCATAACCCCAGTAAGGAGGTGTCCATAAAACACCCGGATTTGGCGGAGCCACCCATGCTCCCGGCACCCAGTAATAATCTCCTCTTTCCCGGCTAAAGGCCCAATAGCCAGGCTGCCACAAGTAGCCATCGCTTGGGCATTCAGGTTGTTCGTATTCAGGCATTTCTGGTGGCGCAGTGTCTGCGGCAACATCCGCATCCACGGGCTGGTCTAAATCAACCGAAGCATCAACAGCAACCTGCCCGCCCTGCTCCTGTAAAGGTTGGTTGGCAAACTCCTCATTAAACTTTTGGGCATACATTGCGGCTTTTCTAAGGTTAAACACATTGTTGGCCAATATTCTTTCCTGTACCCATGCCTGCGTGTTCTGGTCATAATAATATAAGGTATTATCATCTGCGTGATAAACGAAGGTGTAGAGATTAACATTTTGCTCCGGATCCGGCGCCTGGTAATCAAGGGAGATCTGGTAGCCGTTAATATTCGTTTCAACCCCCATTTGCGTAACGGTAAAAGTTCTGTTTTTGTATTCAGGAGAAAGGCCTGATATTACTGCTCTTGCACTTGGCGTAGCTCTTACCAGCTCGATGAGTGAATTTTTAAATAAGATCGCCAAATCGGTACTCACAGGAGTTTCCTGGCCCGATTGGGGGTCGATAACGTAAATTTGGGCCCTCGGATGTGTGTCCACAACAGGGTTTTGCGCATAACTTATGCTGCAAAAAGCGAACATAAACAAAGCCAGAAAAAATGATTTCATAAAATTAGAGGTTAAATGGTTGTGAAACTGTAAACGGGTTATTTAAATAAGGATGTAATAAAACGGCGGGGTATTATAAAAGTAGTTATTTTCGTATGTTATCAAAGATAAACAGTATTTTTTTTTCAAAAAATGATATACATCAGGAAAATATATGTCACTAACTTTTTTAATATCACCTGATTAATCATTGGTTTTTGAATTGTTTTTTGCTGCACTTTGCGATTATATGATAAATTTGATTTTTCCTGTTATTCTCTCATAAATCATTAAACTCCAGGCGGATGACTGCATCTTTTTTTTACTTGTTAATATGCCTGATTGCCGCAATCGCCTTAATTGTTCTGCTTACCACCAAATATAAAGTTCCTGCTTTTTTTGCTTTGATCTTATCTGCGTTCATGGTGGGTTTGAGTGTGCAAATGCCCATTGGTTTAATGATAGGAACAATTAAAGATGGGTTTGGCAATATCCTTAAATTATTAGGCCTTGTGATTGTTTTGGGCACAACGTTAGGGGTATTGCTTGAATACACAGGAAGTACGGCAGTAATGGCTGGTTATATTTTGAAAAGGACCGGCGAAAAACACGCAGCCTGGGCGATGAGCATTACAGGTTTTATAGTCGGGTTACCTATATTTTGTGATTCAGGATTCATTGTATTGAGCGGATTGAACAACAGCCTTGCACGGCGGTCCGGAGTACCGTTAACCATGATGTCGGTTTCATTGGCGACTGGCCTTTATGCCGTTCACTGCCTGGCGCCCCCGCATCCCGGCAGTACAGCGGCCGCGGGAATCATAGGAGCCGATATTGGTAAACTAATGGTATACGGAGCCATCATCGCTATCCCC
This genomic window contains:
- a CDS encoding YXWGXW repeat-containing protein, with amino-acid sequence MKSFFLALFMFAFCSISYAQNPVVDTHPRAQIYVIDPQSGQETPVSTDLAILFKNSLIELVRATPSARAVISGLSPEYKNRTFTVTQMGVETNINGYQISLDYQAPDPEQNVNLYTFVYHADDNTLYYYDQNTQAWVQERILANNVFNLRKAAMYAQKFNEEFANQPLQEQGGQVAVDASVDLDQPVDADVAADTAPPEMPEYEQPECPSDGYLWQPGYWAFSRERGDYYWVPGAWVAPPNPGVLWTPPYWGYEGNRYVFHIGYWGDHIGFYGGINYGYGYSGHGYYGGEWREGRFHYNTAVVRVNRTVIRNVYENRIVIRNNERHNRNSFNGGRGGVDDRPTAAEVSAGRERHYKPTAEQNGNQWRARQNPNQFTKGNPGGKPANLAVPKVIPFHPQNNGGNKVGQGVGGKQNQPQGNNPGRPTGRGNNPGKPGIQNANPGNPNAPGANPDKPTGVGNNQGNPNRPGANPNKPAGLGNNPGNPNAPGANPNKPAGAGNNPANPNAPAANPNKPAGLGNNPGNPNAPGANPNKPAGAGNNPANPNAPAANPNKPAGLGNNPGNPNAPGANPNKPAGAGNNPANPNAPAANPNKPAGLGNNPGNPNAPGANPNNPAGAGNNPANPNAPAANPNKPAGLGNNPGNPNAPATNPNRPARVGNNPGGQGNNPAKPAGLPANPPRPVNKPANPPKPVIQQAKPAKPAENKPKQQDKPVKQNN